One window of the Salmo trutta chromosome 35, fSalTru1.1, whole genome shotgun sequence genome contains the following:
- the LOC115174687 gene encoding POU domain, class 3, transcription factor 2-like, with product MSVVLSGVTTSVNRSWPIKSGARRTSGARLCVPLARRQGERERILAALWRKRVTVKGSFFNKRAITSAPRVMATAASNHYSVLTTPSSAPPPHSESGSMQQAAAYRDAHTLLQNDYTLPGSGHPLSHAHQWITALSHGDGAPWPSSPLGEQDVKPILQSDREEQQNSASLQQQQQQRHPHLAHQAHHDARTWRTSTATTHIPGMATSDGQSLVYSQSGFGLGGPEQMHHHSLREEDHHSHSPHLSEHGGGGQSSLSHHQHGGHPDHSDEDTPTSDDLEQFAKQFKQRRIKLGFTQADVGLALGTLYGNVFSQTTICRFEALQLSFKNMCKLKPLLNKWLEEADSTSGSPTSLDKIAAQGRKRKKRTSIEVGVKGALESHFLKSPKPGGAEITSIADSLQLEKEVVRVWFCNRRQKEKRMTPIGGQLPGTEDMYGDTPPHHGAQTPVQ from the coding sequence ATGAGCGTGGTGCTGTCAGGGGTAACCACATCTGTCAACCGTTCTTGGCCAATAAAGAGCGGAGCGAGGCGGACCTCAGGTGCGCGCCTCTGCGTCCCCTTGGCACGGCGccagggagaacgagagagaatcCTAGCTGCCCTGTGGCGGAAAAGAGTAACTGTCAAAGGCAGCTTCTTTAACAAGAGAGCTATCACTTCGGCTCCGAGAGTTATGGCGACCGCAGCGTCCAACCACTACAGCGTCCTGACTACCCCCAGCAGCGCGCCGCCGCCGCACTCGGAGTCCGGGAGCATGCAGCAGGCAGCGGCGTACAGGGACGCGCACACCCTGCTCCAGAACGACTACACGCTACCGGGCAGCGGTCATCCCCTCAGCCACGCGCACCAGTGGATAACGGCTCTGTCGCACGGGGACGGGGCTCCGTGGCCGTCGAGTCCCCTCGGAGAGCAGGACGTGAAGCCCATTCTACAGAGCGACCGGGAGGAGCAGCAGAATTCCGCTAGTctacagcaacagcagcagcagcgacACCCTCACCTAGCGCACCAGGCGCATCACGACGCCAGGACATGGCGAACGAGCACGGCCACCACGCACATCCCCGGTATGGCGACGTCTGACGGCCAGAGCCTGGTGTATTCCCAGTCTGGGTTCGGCCTGGGGGGACCAGAGCAGATGCACCACCACTCCTTGCGGGAGGAAGACCACCACAGCCACAGCCCGCACCTGAGCGAGCATGGAGGTGGGGGCCAGTCGTCTCTCTCGCACCACCAGCACGGGGGACACCCCGACCACTCGGACGAGGACACGCCAACTTCAGACGACCTGGAGCAGTTTGCCAAGCAGTTCAAGCAGCGGCGCATCAAACTGGGCTTTACCCAAGCTGACGTGGGGCTGGCGCTCGGGACCCTGTAtggaaatgtattttcccagaCCACTATCTGCAGGTTCGAGGCGCTTCAACTAAGCTTCAAAAACATGTGTAAACTCAAACCACTGCTTAACAAGTGGCTGGAGGAGGCGGATTCCACCTCCGGGAGCCCCACCAGCCTAGATAAGATCGCGGcgcaggggaggaagaggaaaaaGAGAACCTCCATTGAGGTGGGCGTCAAGGGGGCTTTGGagagccattttctcaaaagtccCAAACCCGGCGGCGCAGAGATCACCTCCATAGCAGACAGCCTGCAGCTGGAGAAAGAAGTGGTGAGGGTTTGGTTTTGTAACAGACGGCAGAAAGAGAAGAGGATGACGCCCATTGGAGGACAGTTACCTGGAACTGAGGACATGTATGGGGACACACCACCTCACCACGGCGCTCAAACCCCTGTACAATGA